One region of Oryza sativa Japonica Group chromosome 10, ASM3414082v1 genomic DNA includes:
- the LOC4348859 gene encoding probable leucine-rich repeat receptor-like protein kinase At1g35710 yields the protein MAGVVFLVLFVAAAAMPASVTAATSQTDALLAWKASLLLGDAAALSGWTRAAPVCTWRGVACDAAGRVTSLRLRDAGLSGGLDTLDFAALPALTELDLNRNNFTGPIPASISRLRSLSLLDLGSNWLDGSIPPQLGDLSGLVELRLYNNNLVGAIPHQLSRLPNIVHFDLGANYLTDHDFRKFSPMPTVTFMSLYLNSFNGSFPEFVLRSGSITYLDLSQNALFGPIPDMLPNLRFLNLSFNAFSGPIPASLGRLTKLQDLRMAGNNLTGGVPEFLGSMAQLRILELGDNQLGGPIPSVLGQLQMLQRLDIKNASLVSTLPPQLGNLNNLAYLDLSLNQFSGGLPPTFAGMRAMQEFGLSTTNVTGEIPPALFTSWPELISFEVQNNSFTGKIPSELGKARKLEILYLFLNNLNGSIPAELGELENLVELDLSVNSLTGPIPSSLGNLKQLIKLALFFNNLTGVIPPEIGNMTALQSFDVNTNILHGELPATITALKNLQYLAVFDNFMSGTIPPDLGKGIALQHVSFSNNSFSGELPRNLCDGFALEHFTVNYNNFTGTLPPCLKNCTGLFRVRLEENHFTGDISEAFGVHPSLEYLDISGNKLTGELSSDWGQCTNLTLLSMDGNRISGRIPEAFGSMTRLQILSLAGNNLTGGIPLDLGHLNLLFNLNLSHNSFSGPIPTSLGNNSKLQKIDMSGNMLNGTIPVALGKLGALTFLDLSKNRLSGKIPRELGNLVQLQTLLDLSSNFLSGWIPQAAFCKLLSLQILILSNNQLTGKLPDCLWYLQNLQFLDLSNNAFSGEIPAAKASYSCSLISIHLSSNDFTGVFPSALEGCKKLINLDIGNNNFFGDIPIWIGKGLPSLKILSLKSNNFSGEIPSELSQLSQLQLLDMTNNGLTGLIPRSFGKLTSMKNPKLISSRELLQWSFNHDRINTIWKGKEQIFEIKTYAIDIQLVTGISLSGNSLSQCIPDELMNLQGLQFLNLSRNYLSRSIPENIGSLKNLESLDLSSNELSGAIPPSLAGISTLSSLNLSNNHLSGKISTGNQLQTLTDPSIYSNNSGLCGLPLNISCTNYALASDERYCRTCEDQYLSYFVMAGVVFGSWLWFGMLFSIGNLRYAVFCFVDDIQRKVMQKVSCINQLLSRGNTAQYL from the coding sequence ATGGCcggcgtcgtcttcctcgtcctcttcgtggcggccgccgccatgCCAGCATCGGTCACCGCAGCGACATCACAGACCGATGCGCTGCTGGCGTGGAAGGCCAGCCTGCTGCTGGGCGACGCGGCCGCGCTGTCCGGCTGGACGCGGGCCGCGCCGGTCTGCACCTGGCGCGGCGTGGCctgcgacgccgccggccgcgtcaCTTCGCTCCGGCTCCGGGACGCCGGTCTCAGCGGCGGCCTCGACACGCTCGACTTCGCGGCGCTCCCGGCGCTGACCGAGCTTGACCTCAACAGGAACAACTTCACCGGTCCCATCCCGGCCAGCATCTCGCGGCTGCGCTCCCTTTCTTTGCTCGATCTCGGCAGCAACTGGTTGGATGGCTCTATACCGCCGCAGCTCGGCGACCTCTCCGGCCTCGTCGAGCTTCGCCTCTACAACAACAACCTCGTCGGCGCCATCCCCCACCAGTTAAGCCGTCTCCCCAACATTGTCCATTTCGATCTGGGAGCAAACTACCTGACCGACCATGACTTCCGCAAGTTCTCGCCGATGCCCACCGTCACGTTCATGTCGCTCTACCTCAACTCCTTCAATGGAAGCTTCCCGGAGTTCGTCCTCAGGAGCGGCAGCATCACCTACCTCGACCTGTCGCAGAATGCTCTGTTCGGGCCAATACCGGACATGCTCCCGAATCTGAGGTTCCTCAACCTGTCCTTCAATGCGTTCTCCGGCCCGATTCCGGCGTCGCTTGGGAGGTTGACGAAGCTCCAGGACCTGCGAATGGCCGGCAACAATCTcaccggcggcgtcccggaGTTCCTCGGGTCGATGGCACAGTTGAGGATTCTTGAGCTCGGGGACAACCAGCTCGGCGGTCCAATCCCGTCGGTTCTTGGCCAGCTCCAGATGCTTCAGAGGCTCGACATCAAGAACGCTAGCCTTGTTTCAACTTTGCCGCCTCAACTAGGCAATCTTAATAATCTCGCTTATCTGGACCTGTCCTTGAACCAGTTCTCCGGTGGGTTGCCGCCGACGTTTGCAGGGATGCGGGCAATGCAGGAGTTCGGCCTTTCCACGACCAATGTCACTGGTGAGATCCCACCGGCGTTGTTCACGAGCTGGCCCGAGCTCATATCCTTCGAAGTGCAGAACAACTCGTTCACCGGCAAGATTCCATCGGAGCTCGGCAAGGCGAGGAAACTGGAAATCCTTTACCTATTCCTGAACAACCTTAACGGTTCCATCCCGGCAGAGCTTGGCGAGTTGGAGAACCTGGTAGAGCTGGATTTGTCGGTGAACTCGCTCACCGGACCGATCCCCAGCTCGCTCGGCAACCTCAAGCAGCTCATAAAGTTGGCGCTATTCTTCAACAATCTCACCGGCGTAATCCCGCCGGAGATTGGCAACATGACGGCGTTGCAAAGCTTCGACGTCAACACCAACATTCTGCACGGCGAGCTGCCAGCCACCATCACGGCCCTCAAGAACCTCCAATACCTCGCCGTGTTCGACAACTTCATGAGCGGCACCATCCCGCCGGACCTCGGCAAGGGCATAGCCTTGCAGCACGTGAGCTTCAGCAACAACAGTTTCTCTGGCGAGCTGCCACGGAACCTCTGCGACGGCTTCGCGCTGGAGCACTTCACGGTGAACTACAACAACTTCACCGGCACGCTGCCACCGTGCCTGAAGAACTGCACGGGGCTGTTCAGGGTTCGGCTAGAGGAGAACCACTTCACCGGCGACATCTCGGAGGCCTTCGGCGTGCACCCCAGCCTGGAGTACCTGGACATCTCCGGCAACAAGCTTACTGGTGAGCTGTCCTCCGACTGGGGACAGTGTACCAACCTCACGCTCCTGAGCATGGACGGCAATCGCATATCCGGCCGCATTCCTGAAGCATTTGGGAGCATGACAAGATTGCAGATTCTCAGCTTGGCTGGAAACAATCTGACAGGAGGTATTCCACTTGATTTGGGTCATCTCAACCTTTTGTTCAATCTCAACCTGAGCCATAATTCCTTTTCCGGGCCTATCCCGACAAGTTTGGGCAACAATTCTAAGCTACAGAAAATAGATATGTCAGGAAACATGCTTAATGGCACGATACCAGTTGCTCTTGGCAAGCTTGGTGCTCTGACATTTCTTGATTTGAGCAAGAACAGGTTGTCAGGGAAGATACCAAGGGAACTTGGTAATCTGGTTCAGCTGCAGACCCTACTTGATTTGAGCAGCAATTTTTTATCGGGTTGGATCCCCCAGGCAGCCTTCTGCAAACTGCTCTCTCTTCAGATTCTGATCCTGTCGAACAACCAGCTGACTGGAAAACTGCCCGACTGCCTATGGTACTTGCAAAATCTGCAGTTCTTGGACCTTTCCAACAATGCATTCTCAGGTGAAATCCCTGCAGCAAAGGCAAGCTACAGTTGTTCCCTTATATCGATTCATCTTTCCAGCAATGACTTCACTGGAGTTTTTCCATCAGCGTTAGAGGGATGCAAGAAGTTGATCAATTTAGATATTGGGAATAACAATTTTTTTGGTGATATTCCTATTTGGATTGGGAAAGGCCTTCCATCATTGAAGATTCTTAGCCTTAAATCAAACAACTTCAGTGGTGAAATTCCATCAGAGTTGTCACAGCTTTCTCAACTTCAACTGCTAGACATGACCAACAATGGTTTGACAGGGTTGATTCCCAGATCTTTTGGTAAACTTACTTCCATGAAGAATCCAAAGCTTATATCTAGTCGGGAATTATTACAATGGTCTTTTAATCATGATAGAATCAATACAATCTGGAAGGGGAAGGAGCAAATATTTGAAATAAAGACTTATGCAATAGATATTCAATTAGTGACGGGTATCAGTTTGTCAGGTAACTCATTATCACAATGCATCCCTGATGAATTAATGAACCTCCAAGGCCTTCAATTTCTGAACTTGTCAAGAAACTATCTGTCACGCAGCATACCTGAGAACATTGGTAGTTTGAAAAATCTTGAGTCTCTTGACCTATCATCAAACGAACTTTCAGGAGCCATTCCTCCAAGCCTTGCCGGTATATCTACCCTTAGCAGTCTGAATCTCTCGAATAATCATCTATCAGGCAAGATATCCACC
- the LOC107275831 gene encoding probable leucine-rich repeat receptor-like protein kinase At1g35710 — protein MQDHCVGVLLRMAPVVHPFFLLPLLVAIASIPGSVNAAASSQQTDALLAWKSSLADPVALSGWTRASPVCTWRGVGCDAAGGGRVTKLRLRGLGLGGGLHTLELDFAAFPALTELDLNGNSFAGDIPAGISQLRSLASLDLGDNGFNGSIPPQIGHLSGLVDLCLYNNNLVGAIPHQLSRLPKIAHFDLGANYLTDQDFAKFSPMPTVTFMSLYDNSINGSFPDFILKSGNITYLDLSQNTLFGLMPDTLPEKLPNLMYLNLSNNEFSGRIPASLRRLTKLQDLLIAANNLTGGVPEFLGSMSQLRILELGDNQLGGAIPPVLGQLQMLQRLKIKNAGLVSTLPPELGNLKNLTFLEISVNHLSGGLPPAFAGMCAMREFGLEMNGLTGEIPSVLFTSWPELISFQVQYNFFTGRIPKEVGMARKLKILYLFSNNLCGSIPAELGDLENLEELDLSNNLLTGPIPRSIGNLKQLTALALFFNDLTGVIPPEIGNMTALQRLDVNTNRLQGELPATISSLRNLQYLSVFNNYMSGTIPPDLGKGIALQHVSFTNNSFSGELPRHICDGFALERFTANHNNFSGTLPPCLKNCTSLYRVRLDGNHFTGDISDAFGIHPSLEYLDISGSKLTGRLSSDWGQCTNLTYLSINGNSISGNLDSTFCTLSSLQFLDLSNNRFNGELPRCWWELQALLFMDVSGNGFSGELPASRSPELPLQSLHLANNSFSVVFPATIRNCRALVTLDMWSNKFFGKIPSWIGTSLPVLRILLLRSNNFSGEIPTELSQLSQLQLLDLASNGLTGFIPTTFANLSSMKQAKTFPTIGTFNWKSAPSRGYDYPFPLDQSRDRFNILWKGHEETFQGTAMLMTGIDLSSNSLYGEIPKELTYLQGLRYLNLSRNDLSGSIPERIGNLNILESLDLSWNELSGVIPTTIANIPCLSVLNLSNNRLWGSIPTGRQLQTFVDPSIYSNNLGLCGFPLRIACRASRLDQRIEDHKELDKFLFYSLVVGIVFGFWLWFGALILLKPLRDFVFHFVDHIERSYANCRRCTH, from the coding sequence ATGCAGGATCACTGCGTTGGTGTTTTACTCCGCATGGCCCCCGTCGTCcaccctttcttcctcctccccctcctcgtgGCGATCGCTTCCATCCCAGGATCAGTCAATGCCGCAGCATCGTCCCAGCAGACCGACGCGCTACTGGCATGGAAGTCGAGCCTCGCTGACCCGGTCGCGCTGTCCGGCTGGACGCGGGCTTCGCCGGTCTGCACCTGGCGCGGCGTGGgctgcgacgccgccggcggcggccgcgtcacGAAGCTGCGCCTCCGGGGACTGGgactcggcggcggcctccacACGCTCGAGCTCGACTTCGCCGCGTTCCCGGCGCTCACCGAGCTCGACCTCAACGGGAACAGCTTCGCCGGCGACATCCCGGCCGGCATCTCGCAACTGCGCTCCCTTGCCTCGCTCGACCTCGGCGACAACGGGTTCAACGGCTCCATCCCGCCGCAGATCGGCCACCTCTCCGGCCTCGTCGACCTCTGCCTCTACAACAACAACCTCGTTGGCGCCATCCCGCACCAGCTCAGCCGACTCCCCAAGATTGCCCACTTCGACCTGGGAGCAAACTACCTGACCGACCAGGACTTCGCCAAGTTCTCGCCGATGCCCACCGTGACATTCATGTCGCTCTACGACAACTCCATCAATGGTAGCTTCCCGGACTTCATCCTCAAGAGCGGCAACATCACCTACCTCGACTTGTCGCAGAATACTCTGTTCGGGCTGATGCCGGACACACTGCCGGAGAAGCTCCCGAATCTGATGTACCTGAACTTGTCCAACAATGAATTCTCTGGCCGGATTCCGGCGTCGCTCAGGAGGTTAACGAAGCTCCAGGACCTGCTGATTGCCGCCAACAATCTCACCGGCGGCGTCCCAGAGTTCCTTGGGTCGATGTCACAGTTGAGGATTCTCGAACTTGGTGACAACCAGCTCGGCGGGGCGATCCCGCCGGTTCTTGGCCAGCTCCAGATGCTGCAGCGGCTCAAGATAAAGAACGCTGGGCTTGTTTCAACTCTGCCGCCGGAGCTGGGAAATCTTAAGAATCTCACTTTTCTAGAGATATCCGTGAACCACCTCTCCGGTGGCTTGCCCCCGGCATTCGCCGGGATGTGCGCAATGCGGGAGTTCGGACTTGAAATGAACGGGCTCACCGGTGAGATCCCTTCGGTGTTGTTCACGAGCTGGCCCGAGCTCATATCGTTCCAAGTACAGTACAACTTCTTCACTGGCAGGATTCCAAAAGAGGTCGGCATGGCGAGGAAACTGAAAATCCTTTACCTGTTCAGCAACAACCTTTGCGGATCCATCCCGGCAGAACTCGGCGATTTGGAGAATCTGGAAGAGCTGGATTTGTCAAACAACTTGCTGACCGGACCGATCCCTAGATCAATCGGCAACCTCAAGCAGCTTACGGCTTTGGCGTTGTTCTTCAACGATCTCACCGGTGTAATCCCACCTGAGATTGGCAACATGACAGCGTTGCAAAGGTTGGACGTCAACACCAACCGTCTGCAAGGCGAGCTCCCTGCCACCATCTCGTCCCTCAGGAACCTTCAGTACCTCTCCGTGTTCAACAACTACATGAGTGGCACCATCCCGCCGGACCTCGGCAAGGGCATAGCCTTGCAGCACGTGAGCTTCACCAACAACAGCTTCTCCGGTGAGCTGCCGCGCCACATCTGCGACGGCTTCGCGCTGGAGCGCTTCACGGCGAACCACAACAACTTCAGCGGCACGCTACCGCCATGTCTGAAGAACTGCACAAGCCTATACCGGGTGCGGCTGGACGGGAACCACTTCACCGGCGACATCTCAGATGCCTTCGGCATACACCCCAGCTTGGAATACTTGGACATATCCGGGAGCAAGCTCACCGGTCGGCTATCGTCTGACTGGGGACAGTGCACCAACCTCACATATCTGTCAATCAACGGTAACAGCATATCCGGCAACCTTGATTCGACCTTTTGTACATTGTCATCTCTTCAGTTTTTGGATCTATCAAATAACCGATTCAATGGTGAGCTCCCAAGGTGTTGGTGGGAGTTGCAAGCTTTGCTGTTTATGGACGTCTCTGGCAACGGCTTCTCGGGTGAATTGCCAGCATCAAGAAGCCCTGAACTTCCTCTCCAATCTCTGCATCTTGCTAACAATAGTTTCTCTGTAGTTTTCCCAGCCACCATTCGCAACTGCAGAGCACTTGTTACGCTTGATATGTGGAGCAACAAGTTCTTTGGCAAGATTCCCTCTTGGATAGGAACTAGTCTTCCTGTCCTAAGAATTCTTCTCCTCCGATCAAATAATTTCAGTGGAGAGATTCCCACAGAATTATCCCAACTTTCTCAGCTTCAACTTCTTGATTTGGCCAGCAATGGGTTAACTGGATTCATCCCAACAACTTTTGCCAACTTATCATCCATGAAACAAGCAAAAACCTTCCCCACAATAGGGacttttaattggaaaagtgcCCCTTCAAGAGGATACGATTATCCGTTCCCTCTTGATCAGTCTAGAGACAGATTTAACATATTATGGAAGGGACATGAAGAAACTTTTCAAGGAACAGCTATGTTAATGACAGGAATTGATTTATCAAGCAATTCACTTTACGGTGAAATCCCAAAAGAGCTAACATACCTTCAGGGCCTCCGGTATCTAAACTTGTCAAGGAATGATCTTTCAGGCAGTATTCCAGAAAGAATTGGCAATTTGAATATCTTGGAATCCCTTGACTTATCATGGAATGAGCTTTCAGGTGTTATCCCTACAACCATTGCAAATATACCATGCCTCAGTGTGTTAAATCTCTCAAATAACCGCTTATGGGGAAGCATACCCACCGGAAGACAACTTCAGACATTTGTGGATCCCTCAATATATAGCAACAATTTGGGCCTTTGTGGCTTCCCTTTGAGAATAGCCTGCCGGGCATCTAGATTGGATCAGAGAATTGAAGATCATAAAGAACTTGATAAGTTCTTATTTTACTCTTTAGTTGTTGGCATTGTTTTCGGATTTTGGCTTTGGTTTGGAGCTCTAATTTTACTTAAGCCATTAAGagattttgtttttcattttgttGACCACATAGAAAGAAGCTATGCAAATTGCAGAAGATGTACGCACTAA
- the LOC4348862 gene encoding receptor-like protein 52: MARLVLPLLIILVAAAAAIPALANAATPTEAEALLAWKASLQDDAAALSGWSRAAPVCAWRGVACDASAAAGARVAKLRLQGLGLGGGLDELDFAALPALAELDLNGNNFTGAIPASITRLRSLTSLDLGNNGFSDSIPPQFGDLSGLVDLRLYNNNLVGAIPHQLSRLPNIIHFDLGANYLTDQDFGKFSPMPTVTFMSLYLNSFNGSFPEFVLRSGNITYLDLSQNTLFGKIPDTLPEKLPNLRYLNLSINAFSGSIPASLGKLMKLQDLRMAGNNLTGGIPEFLGSMPQLRILELGDNQLGGAIPPVLGRLQMLQRLDIKNSGLVSTLPSQLGNLKNLIFFELSLNRLSGGLPPEFAGMRAMRYFGISTNNLTGEIPPALFTSWPELIVFQVQNNSLTGKIPSELSKARKLEFLYLFSNNLSGSIPVELGELENLVELDLSENSLTGPIPSSLGKLKQLTKLALFFNNLTGTIPPEIGNMTALQSFDVNTNRLQGELPATISSLRNLQYLSVFNNYMSGTIPPDLGKGIALQHVSFTNNSFSGELPRHICDGFALDQLTANYNNFTGTLPLCLKNCTALYRVRLEENHFTGDISEAFGVHRILQYLDVSGNKLTGELSSDWGQCTNLTYLSINGNSISGNLDSTFCKLSSLQFLDLSNNRFNGELPSCWWELQALLFMDISGNDFYGELPATESLELPLQSMHLANNSFSGVFPNIVRKCGALVTLDMGNNKFFGHIPSWIGISLPLLRILILRSNNFSGEIPTELSQLSELQLLDLASNVLTGFIPTSFGNLSSMTQAKTLPATEYFNAESSPFQPEVPQVPKPHRRREPKNQSPLDQSRDRVSIQWKGHEETFQRTAMLMTGIDLSGNSLYGEIPKELTYLRGLRFLNLSWNDLSGSIPERIGNLNILESLDLSWNELSGVIPASISNLSCLSVLNLSNNHLWGSIPTGRQLQTFVDPSIYSNNLGLCGFPLIIACQASRLDEKNEDHKELDICLFYSLILGIVFGFWLWFGVLILLKPLRVFVFHSVDHIERSYANCRRCMH, from the coding sequence ATGGCACGCCTCGTCCTCCCTCTGCTGATCATCCtcgtggcggcggctgctgccatCCCTGCGCTGGCCAatgcggcgacgccgacggaAGCGGAGGCGCTGCTGGCGTGGAAGGCCAGCCTGCAGGACGACGCGGCCGCGCTGTCCGGGtggagccgcgccgcgccggtgtgcgcgtggcgcggcgtggcctgcgacgcctccgccgccgccggcgcccgcgtCGCGAAGCTGCGGCTCCAGGGGCTggggctcggcggcggcctcgacgaGCTCGACTTCGCGGCGCTCCCGGCGCTGGCCGAGCTCGACCTCAACGGGAACAACTTCACCGGCGCCATCCCCGCGAGCATCACGCGGCTGCGCTCGCTGACCTCGCTCGACCTCGGCAATAATGGCTTCAGCGACTCCATCCCGCCGCAGTTCGGCGACCTCTCCGGCCTCGTCGACCTCCGCCTCTACAACAACAACCTCGTCGGCGCCATCCCGCACCAGCTAAGCCGTCTCCCCAATATTATCCATTTTGACCTGGGAGCAAACTACCTGACCGACCAGGACTTCGGCAAGTTCTCGCCGATGCCCACCGTCACGTTCATGTCGCTCTACCTCAACTCCTTCAATGGCAGCTTCCCGGAGTTCGTCCTCAGGAGCGGCAACATCACCTACCTCGACCTGTCGCAGAATACTCTGTTCGGGAAGATACCGGACACGCTGCCGGAGAAGCTCCCGAATCTGAGGTACCTCAACCTGTCCATCAATGCGTTCTCCGGCTCGATTCCGGCGTCGCTCGGGAAGTTGATGAAGCTGCAGGACCTGCGGATGGCCGGCAACAATCTcaccggcggcatcccggagTTCCTTGGGTCGATGCCGCAATTGAGGATTCTTGAACTCGGCGACAACCAGCTCGGCGGGGCGATCCCGCCGGTTCTTGGCCGGCTCCAGATGCTGCAGCGGCTCGACATCAAGAACTCCGGCCTTGTCTCAACTCTGCCGTCGCAGCTGGGAAATCTGAAGAATCTCATTTTCTTCGAGCTGTCCTTGAACCGGCTCTCCGGTGGCTTGCCGCCGGAGTTCGCCGGGATGCGGGCAATGCGGTACTTCGGCATTTCCACGAACAACCTCACCGGTGAGATCCCGCCGGCGTTGTTCACGAGCTGGCCGGAGCTCATAGTGTTCCAAGTGCAGAACAACTCGTTGACCGGCAAAATTCCATCGGAGCTCAGCAAGGCAAGGAAACTGGAATTCCTTTACCTATTCAGCAACAACCTTAGCGGTTCCATCCCGGTAGAGCTCGGCGAGCTGGAGAACCTGGTAGAGCTAGATTTGTCGGAGAACTCGCTCACCGGACCGATCCCCAGCTCGCTCGGCAAGCTCAAGCAACTCACTAAGTTGGCGTTGTTCTTCAACAACCTCACCGGTACGATCCCACCTGAGATTGGCAACATGACAGCGTTGCAAAGCTTCGACGTGAACACCAACCGTCTGCAAGGTGAGCTCCCTGCCACCATCTCGTCCCTCAGGAACCTTCAGTACCTCTCCGTGTTCAACAACTACATGAGCGGCACCATTCCGCCGGACCTCGGCAAGGGCATAGCCTTGCAGCACGTGAGCTTCACCAACAACAGCTTCTCCGGCGAGCTGCCGCGCCACATCTGCGACGGCTTCGCGCTGGACCAACTCACGGCGAACTACAACAACTTCACCGGCACGCTGCCGTTGTGCCTGAAGAATTGCACGGCGCTATACCGGGTCCGGCTGGAAGAGAACCACTTCACCGGCGACATCTCGGAGGCCTTCGGCGTCCACCGCATCCTGCAATATTTGGACGTCTCCGGGAACAAGCTTACCGGTGAGCTGTCCTCTGACTGGGGACAGTGCACCAACCTCACCTATCTGTCTATCAATGGTAACAGCATATCCGGCAACCTTGATTCGACCTTTTGTAAATTGTCATCTCTTCAGTTTTTGGATCTATCGAATAACCGATTCAATGGTGAGCTCCCAAGTTGTTGGTGGGAGTTGCAAGCTTTACTGTTTATGGACATCTCCGGCAACGACTTTTATGGTGAATTGCCAGCAACAGAAAGCCTTGAACTTCCTCTACAATCGATGCATCTCGCTAACAATAGTTTCTCTGGAGTTTTCCCAAATATTGTTCGCAAATGTGGAGCGCTTGTTACCCTAGATATGGGGAACAACAAGTTCTTTGGCCATATTCCCTCTTGGATTGGAATTAGTCTTCCTCTCCTAAGAATTCTTATCCTTCGATCAAATAATTTCAGTGGAGAGATTCCTACAGAATTATCCCAACTTTCTGAGCTTCAACTTCTTGACTTGGCCAGCAACGTGTTAACTGGATTCATCCCAACAAGTTTTGGCAACTTATCATCCATGACACAAGCAAAAACCTTGCCAGCGACAGAATATTTTAACGCGGAAAGCAGTCCTTTTCAGCCAGAAGTACCCCAGGTTCCCAAGCCTCACCGCAGAAGAGAACCCAAAAATCAGTCCCCTCTTGATCAGTCTAGAGACAGAGTTAGCATACAATGGAAGGGACATGAAGAAACTTTTCAAAGAACAGCTATGTTAATGACAGGCATTGATTTATCAGGCAATTCACTTTACGGTGAAATCCCAAAAGAGCTAACATACCTTCGGGGCCTCCGGTTTTTGAACTTGTCATGGAACGATCTATCAGGCAGTATTCCAGAAAGAATTGGCAATTTGAATATCTTGGAGTCCCTTGACTTGTCATGGAATGAGCTTTCAGGTGTTATCCCCGCAAGCATTTCAAATCTGTCATGCCTCAGTGTGTTAAATCTCTCAAACAACCACTTATGGGGAAGCATACCCACAGGAAGACAACTTCAGACATTTGTGGATCCCTCAATTTATAGCAACAATTTGGGCCTTTGTGGCTTCCCTTTGATAATAGCCTGCCAGGCATCTAGATTGGATGAGAAAAATGAAGATCATAAAGAACTTGATATATGTTTATTTTACTCTTTAATTCTTGGCATTGTTTTCGGGTTTTGGCTTTGGTTTGGAGTTCTAATTTTACTTAAGCCATTAAGAGTTTTTGTTTTTCATTCTGTTGACCACATAGAAAGAAGCTATGCAAATTGCAGAAGATGTATGCACTAA
- the LOC4348863 gene encoding receptor-like protein EIX2 codes for MAAKAPLVLRLCLFLCISLSLLLLSSPQRVTSLSLDADVDDHYYHYDGDEDDDNYYHDDDDDVFSGRPVRRIYDGDDDENYYRNDEVDFSSRPARRLYDGGAVMPEKYNVLNGNSSNSSSGSAFCRLLSLQILDLSNNKLTGKLPDCWWNLQSLQFMDLSHNRFSGEIPAVNTSYNCSLESVHLAGNGFTGVFPSALKGCQTLVTLDIGNNNFFGGIPPWIGKGLSSLKILSLRSNNFTGEIPSELSHLSQLQLLDMTNNSLTGSIPTSFGNLTSMKNPKIVSSAGSLDGSTYQDRIDIIWKGQEIIFQKTLQLMTGIDLSGNSLSECIPDELTNLQGLRFLNLSRNNLSCGIPENIGSLKNLESLDLSSNEISGAIPPSLAGISTLSTLNLSYNHLSGKIPTGNQLQTFTDPSIYSHNSGLCGPPLNISCTNASVASDERDCRTCEDQYFYYCVMAGVVFGFWLWFGMLLSIGTWRYAIFGFVDGMQCKVMQKVSSVDKFLSRGNTDQYL; via the coding sequence ATGGCAGCCAAGGCCCCTCTCGTGCTGCGCCTCTGTCTCTTCCTCtgcatctccctctccctcttgctGTTATCATCTCCTCAACGGGTGACGAGCTTGAGCCTCGATGCCGATGTGGACGATCACTACTACCATTACGATggggacgaagacgatgacaaCTACTAccatgatgacgacgacgacgtcttctcCGGCAGGCCGGTACGGAGAATatacgacggcgacgacgacgaaaaCTACTACCGCAATGATGAAGTAGACTTCTCCAGCAGGCCGGCTCGGAGGCTATACGACGGCGGCGCAGTCATGCCGGAGAAGTACAACGTCCTGAACGGCAACTCCTCCAACAGCAGCTCCGGCTCGGCCTTTTGCAGGTTGCTTTCTCTCCAGATCCTGGACCTGTCAAACAACAAGCTCACCGGTAAGCTGCCTGACTGCTGGTGGAATCTGCAGAGCCTGCAGTTCATGGACCTCTCCCACAACCGCTTCTCAGGTGAAATCCCTGCAGTCAATACAAGCTACAATTGTTCTCTTGAATCGGTTCATCTTGCCGGCAACGGCTTCACCGGTGTTTTTCCATCAGCGCTAAAGGGATGCCAGACGCTGGTCACTTTAGATATTGGGAACAACAATTTCTTTGGTGGCATTCCTCCTTGGATTGGGAAAGGCCTTTCATCTTTGAAGATTCTTAGCCTTAGATCAAACAACTTCACCGGTGAAATTCCTTCTGAGTTATCACATCTTTCTCAACTCCAACTGCTAGATATGACCAACAACAGTTTGACAGGGTCGATTCCCACATCTTTTGGCAACTTAACATCCATGAAGAATCCAAAAATTGTATCCAGTGCGGGATCATTAGATGGGTCTACCTATCAGGATAGAATCGATATAATCTGGAAGGGGCAGGAGATAATTTTCCAAAAAACACTTCAATTAATGACGGGTATTGATTTGTCAGGTAACTCATTGTCTGAATGCATCCCCGATGAGTTAACAAACCTCCAAGGCCTTCGATTTCTGAACTTGTCAAGGAACAATCTATCGTGTGGGATACCTGAAAACATAGGTAGTTTGAAAAATCTTGAGTCCCTTGACCTCTCGTCAAATGAAATTTCAGGAGCCATTCCTCCAAGCCTTGCTGGTATATCTACCCTTAGCACTCTTAATCTCTCGTATAATCATCTATCAGGCAAGATACCCACCGGGAATCAACTTCAAACCTTCACTGACCCATCAATATACAGCCATAATTCAGGGCTCTGTGGCCCTCCGTTGAACATTTCATGCACAAATGCTTCAGTTGCGTCAGATGAGAGAGACTGTAGAACATGCGAGGACCAGTATTTCTACTACTGTGTAATGGCTGGAGTGGTTTTCGGTTTTTGGCTATGGTTTGGAATGCTCCTTTCCATCGGAACCTGGAGGTATGCCATTTTCGGTTTTGTTGATGGCATGCAATGTAAAGTTATGCAGAAAGTCTCCTCTGTTGATAAATTTCTTTCAAGAGGAAATACTGATCAGTATTTGTAG